Part of the Aurantiacibacter aquimixticola genome, GCCGCGGTCGGCCGTGCTGCGGACGGTCGGCCGCGGCGTTATGCCGCCCGCCGCCCGCCCAGCGCCGCTTCGCTTTCCGCCATGAGTTTGGCGATGATCTCGGCGGCGGGCTCCTCTTCCTTGACCATGCCGACGCTCTGTCCCGCCATCAGCGATCCGTTCTCGACATCGCCATCCACCACCGCGCGGCGCAAGGCGCCTGCCCAGTAATGTTCGATCTGCAACTGCGCCTCGGCCATCGCGATCTCTTCGCGATCGAGCACGCCTGCGACTTCGCGCTGCTTGGCGGTAAATTCCTCCGTGCCCTTGTTCTTCAGCGCGCGCACGGGGATGACCGGGAGCCGCGCGTCGACCTGCACGCTGGCCACGGCATCACGGGCATTGGCGCGGAAGAACGCCTTCTTGAAATCGGGATGGGCTATACTTTCGGTGGCGCAGGCAAAGCGCGTGCCGAGTTGGACACCCGAAGCGCCCATCTCCAGATAGCCGGCCATCGCCTCGCCACGGCCGATGCCGCCCGCGACGAAGACGACATGCTCCTCGCTGAGAGCGGGCAGGAATTCCTGCGCAAGCACACTGGTGGACACCGGGCCGATATGGCCGCCCGCTTCCATGCCCTCGATCACCAGAGCATCCGCGCCGGAACGCAGAAGCTTCTTCGCCAAAGCCAAAGTCGGCGCGAAGACGATGACCTTGGCCCCGGCCGCCTTGATAGCCTCGACGCTACCCTTCGGCGGAATACCTCCGGCGAGCACGACATGGCCGACGTCATGCCCGGCACATACCGCGATCAGATCAGGAAGGTCGGGATGCATGGTGATAAGGTTTACCCCGAAGGGCTTGTCGGTCATCGCCTTGGTGGCAGCGATTTCGGCATCGAGCAGGTCGGGCGTCATCGCGCCGCAAGCAATCACGCCGAAGCCGCCACCATTGCTGATGGCCGAGACCAGATTACGCTCGGATACCCAGCTCATCGCGCCGCACATGATGGCGTATTCGGTGCCGAGAAATTCGCAGCCGCGCGCCATCAGCGCGCTCGTCTTTGGAAAGGCGTTCATGGCGGGAGCGGTTAGTCGCTGTCGCCGCGATATTCAATTCGCACGTTGCGCGCCGCCACGCTCGCCAGAGCGCGCGCGTCATCCGTGTCCTCGCCCATGGCGAGCGCCACGCCCATCCGGCGATAAGGTCGCGTAATCGGCTTGCCGAAAATGCGAAGATCAACATTTGGCGAGAGAGCGAGCGCCTTGGCCAAGCCGTCGAAGGCGAAGTCGTCGCTATCCCGGTCGGCCAAGATAACGGCGGAGGCCGCTGGAATGGATGGCTCATCGCCGAAGATCGGAAGGCCCATGACGGCGCGCGCGTGCAGATCGAATTCTGACAGGTTCTGGGAGATCAGCGTAACCATGCCTGTATCGTGCGGGCGCGGGCTGAGTTCCGAGAAGACTACCTCGTCGCCGCGCACGAAGAACTCTACACCATAAAGGCCCCAGCCTCGCCCCTCGCCCTCCAGCGCCATGACCACCTTTTCAGCCATCGCACGCGCCTGCTCGAGCGCCGCCTCGCTCATCGCGGCAGGCTGCCAGCTTTCCTGATAGTCGCCGCGCTCCTGCCGATGCGCGATGGGATCGCAGAAACTGATACCGTCGCGGTGGCGGATGGTAAGCAGCGTGATCTCGTAATCGAAGGCGATGAATTCCTCGACGATCACGCGCTGACGGTCGCCG contains:
- a CDS encoding NAD(P)H-dependent flavin oxidoreductase, translating into MNAFPKTSALMARGCEFLGTEYAIMCGAMSWVSERNLVSAISNGGGFGVIACGAMTPDLLDAEIAATKAMTDKPFGVNLITMHPDLPDLIAVCAGHDVGHVVLAGGIPPKGSVEAIKAAGAKVIVFAPTLALAKKLLRSGADALVIEGMEAGGHIGPVSTSVLAQEFLPALSEEHVVFVAGGIGRGEAMAGYLEMGASGVQLGTRFACATESIAHPDFKKAFFRANARDAVASVQVDARLPVIPVRALKNKGTEEFTAKQREVAGVLDREEIAMAEAQLQIEHYWAGALRRAVVDGDVENGSLMAGQSVGMVKEEEPAAEIIAKLMAESEAALGGRRAA
- the purT gene encoding formate-dependent phosphoribosylglycinamide formyltransferase; the encoded protein is MSHTATILLLGSGELGREFVISAKRLGAKVIACDAYDDAPAMQLADGREVFSMLDGEALRAVTQKHRPDLIVPEIEAIRTEVLAELEADGFNVVPSARATMMTMNRDAIRDLAAGELGLTTSRYSYAESFEDVEAAAGHIGLPCVIKPVMSSSGKGQSKVESEGNLRAAWDHATANMRGDRQRVIVEEFIAFDYEITLLTIRHRDGISFCDPIAHRQERGDYQESWQPAAMSEAALEQARAMAEKVVMALEGEGRGWGLYGVEFFVRGDEVVFSELSPRPHDTGMVTLISQNLSEFDLHARAVMGLPIFGDEPSIPAASAVILADRDSDDFAFDGLAKALALSPNVDLRIFGKPITRPYRRMGVALAMGEDTDDARALASVAARNVRIEYRGDSD